One part of the Salinivirga cyanobacteriivorans genome encodes these proteins:
- a CDS encoding glycosyltransferase family 4 protein, whose translation MTTVLIAVRILKSTQSGTPRLVLQHTRYLSNKGYKVYVVAQRINRKAIKAHGGIPVKVPIWPVKGYFHRKFFALQTRILQKFYKPDLTLGHGDIFDQDILYLHNCIDLAHELTYEKPLPQKNAVGQIHAKQLKEQKFKLLVCNSKIMQQDVGQRFGVPESKLKVIYPEHDEQRFTINEKTKEKRVEQRKLMGYDDRNVVISLITSGDFKKRNVQLLLDLIEILYHKHDLKHIRCFIAGKNKDSYYQQEVEDKKLKGIVTFQSSIPNVENYYFATDIFVLPAWIEEFGRSVVEAMACGLPVLVSERVGSSELLEGPSRNYILPPKVELYEHKIVELIKDGEKRKAIGQNNAETAAKYNSMRQNEKHNAVFISLADKA comes from the coding sequence ATGACCACGGTATTGATTGCAGTACGCATATTAAAATCAACTCAATCCGGAACACCACGATTAGTACTGCAACACACCAGGTATTTAAGCAACAAAGGCTACAAGGTGTATGTTGTGGCTCAACGCATCAATAGAAAAGCAATAAAAGCGCATGGTGGTATTCCTGTTAAGGTACCAATTTGGCCGGTTAAAGGTTATTTTCACAGGAAATTTTTTGCTTTACAAACCCGTATCTTACAAAAGTTTTATAAACCTGATCTTACCCTGGGACATGGCGATATTTTCGACCAGGATATTTTGTATTTGCACAATTGCATTGACCTTGCCCATGAGTTAACATATGAAAAACCACTGCCACAGAAAAATGCTGTTGGACAAATTCATGCAAAACAGTTAAAAGAGCAAAAATTTAAGTTGTTGGTTTGCAACTCAAAAATAATGCAACAGGATGTTGGGCAGCGCTTTGGTGTGCCTGAGTCTAAACTCAAGGTAATTTATCCCGAACACGATGAGCAGCGGTTTACCATCAATGAAAAAACCAAAGAGAAGAGAGTTGAGCAACGTAAACTCATGGGGTATGACGATCGAAATGTAGTAATTAGTTTAATTACATCCGGTGATTTTAAAAAGCGAAATGTTCAGCTTTTACTCGATCTTATTGAAATTCTTTATCACAAACATGATTTAAAGCATATCCGTTGTTTTATTGCCGGGAAAAACAAGGATTCGTATTATCAGCAGGAGGTTGAGGATAAAAAACTTAAAGGCATCGTTACATTTCAGTCATCCATTCCCAATGTAGAAAATTACTATTTCGCCACAGATATATTTGTTTTACCAGCATGGATCGAAGAGTTTGGCCGTAGTGTAGTGGAGGCAATGGCCTGCGGCCTTCCGGTTTTGGTTTCAGAAAGGGTTGGTTCTTCAGAGCTGCTTGAAGGCCCGTCCAGAAATTATATTCTGCCACCCAAAGTGGAGTTATACGAACATAAAATTGTTGAGTTGATTAAAGATGGCGAAAAACGAAAGGCAATTGGCCAAAATAATGCAGAAACTGCCGCTAAATATAATAGTATGCGCCAAAATGAGAAGCACAATGCGGTTTTTATAAGTCTGGCAGATAAAGCGTAG
- a CDS encoding lysylphosphatidylglycerol synthase transmembrane domain-containing protein produces MEKKKQYRYLKMAFKIAFVAAALWFVFSKIDGKSVFETIRNANPLVIVASVVMFALSKVVAAFRLKYLFDAINVGMGYKLNLKLYWLCMFYNTFLPGGIGGDGYKVWWIQKFTNVNTKKVLGAVLLDRGSGLHAIVILALALTFFIPYAMPMQQWYFTLIPVAYIALWFVVVAFFPNYKGEFFRISGLSLIVQIGQVLTAFFVLLAFGVEMNFLSYLLVFLISSIAIIIPVSIGGVGLRELVFFYGSQWFGLHTETSIALALTIYFVTVIVNFSGVYFFIKTPQYDGTNMKEEQSETLLS; encoded by the coding sequence TTGGAGAAAAAGAAACAATATCGTTACCTGAAAATGGCTTTTAAAATAGCCTTTGTAGCTGCCGCACTTTGGTTTGTATTTTCCAAAATTGATGGCAAAAGCGTATTTGAAACTATTCGCAATGCCAACCCGCTTGTAATTGTTGCCAGTGTTGTGATGTTTGCTCTATCAAAAGTTGTTGCTGCTTTCAGACTTAAATATTTATTCGATGCCATAAACGTTGGGATGGGGTACAAACTTAACCTGAAATTGTATTGGCTATGCATGTTCTACAATACTTTTCTGCCCGGTGGTATTGGTGGTGATGGATACAAAGTATGGTGGATTCAAAAGTTTACCAATGTCAATACAAAAAAGGTTTTGGGTGCAGTACTGCTCGATCGCGGTAGTGGATTACATGCCATTGTGATACTGGCATTGGCACTTACATTTTTTATTCCCTATGCAATGCCCATGCAACAATGGTATTTTACATTGATTCCGGTAGCCTACATTGCTTTGTGGTTTGTCGTAGTAGCCTTTTTCCCGAATTATAAAGGTGAGTTTTTTCGTATTTCCGGATTGTCATTAATTGTTCAGATAGGGCAGGTTCTTACGGCCTTTTTCGTGCTGCTTGCATTTGGCGTAGAGATGAATTTTCTTAGTTATTTATTGGTATTTCTTATTTCTTCTATAGCCATTATTATCCCGGTATCAATTGGAGGTGTTGGTCTGCGGGAACTTGTGTTTTTTTACGGTTCGCAATGGTTCGGTTTGCATACAGAAACTTCAATAGCTCTTGCACTTACAATATATTTTGTTACAGTGATTGTAAACTTTTCAGGGGTTTATTTTTTTATAAAAACACCACAATATGACGGCACTAATATGAAAGAAGAACAATCCGAAACTTTACTTTCCTAG
- a CDS encoding RNA recognition motif domain-containing protein: MNIYVGNLNYRVNETDLQEVFEDYGAVSSTKIITDKFSGRSKGFGFVTMENQDEANKAIEELNGATYEEREMVVNEARPRKENFNR; the protein is encoded by the coding sequence ATGAACATTTACGTAGGAAACCTTAATTACAGGGTTAATGAAACAGACCTCCAGGAGGTATTTGAAGATTACGGAGCAGTATCTTCTACAAAAATTATTACCGACAAATTCAGCGGTAGAAGTAAAGGCTTTGGATTCGTTACTATGGAAAACCAAGACGAAGCAAACAAAGCTATCGAAGAACTCAATGGCGCTACTTACGAAGAACGTGAGATGGTTGTTAATGAGGCACGTCCAAGAAAAGAAAATTTTAACCGATAA
- a CDS encoding cold-shock protein: MAQGKVKWYNDTKGFGFIEMEDGNDVFVHRTGLVDSYQGLDEGQEVTFEMKQGEKGPMAVDVKTMS; the protein is encoded by the coding sequence ATGGCACAAGGTAAAGTAAAATGGTACAATGATACCAAAGGATTTGGATTCATTGAAATGGAAGACGGTAATGATGTATTCGTTCACCGCACTGGCTTAGTAGACTCATACCAGGGACTAGACGAAGGTCAGGAAGTAACTTTTGAAATGAAACAAGGCGAAAAAGGCCCAATGGCTGTTGATGTAAAAACAATGAGCTAA
- a CDS encoding ArnT family glycosyltransferase: MEKKILLALILITLLTGLFSHLDKIGLRAEEPRRAIVGIETYVTGNLIVPQIHNETYYNKPPVYNWIIALFYLIFQSFSEWVVRLPGILFFLLTGWTIYKATKNHLGKETALLGSLFYFTSADLLFYGTINAGEIDIFYALIVVLHALAIFRYFHRKAYLAMFLISYLLTFIGVMTKGIPSLAFQAITILAICLYYRKWKLLFSWQHIAGIIMLFTLLGGYFYLYNQQANLEGFLAQQFAESSDKSFNEGSLSSILTSIFDFPYQLLLLVMPWSLLLITFILRKVRKGYSSNKLLVFSALFVLTNIIIYWISPGVRNRYLYMFLPFLAIMAAWIFAKLPSLKKPARLDYYFPVAGLVLSLIAVLIFPFFKNVSQHVDYKWIYTSVFSVVIAFTLFYAIRKPKLAIYLFILALTMGRIWFNLSVLPFLEHRSTAIEYENHVKNMNQITNKQQIFWTGAPLTYEPELKMGGQVLLKEQFDIPPTLPYGIPYYQFKHSGYIMDYDTIIRPNRYYLGPDTMIQHKNIDTLYDFTEKWHNRKLILFKKKG; encoded by the coding sequence ATGGAGAAAAAAATATTACTTGCATTAATTCTGATTACACTTTTAACCGGTCTGTTTTCACATCTTGATAAAATCGGACTCAGAGCCGAAGAACCCAGAAGAGCTATTGTTGGGATAGAAACTTATGTAACAGGCAACCTCATAGTGCCACAAATTCACAATGAAACATATTACAATAAACCCCCGGTATACAACTGGATTATTGCACTCTTCTATCTTATTTTTCAATCTTTTTCTGAGTGGGTTGTCAGGTTACCGGGCATACTTTTTTTCCTACTCACCGGATGGACTATTTATAAAGCCACTAAAAACCATCTAGGAAAAGAGACAGCCCTGCTTGGCTCGTTGTTTTATTTTACAAGCGCCGACCTGCTTTTTTATGGTACTATCAATGCAGGTGAGATAGATATATTTTATGCATTGATAGTTGTTTTGCATGCTCTTGCAATATTCCGGTATTTTCACCGAAAAGCCTATCTTGCAATGTTTCTGATTTCATATCTCCTAACTTTTATTGGAGTTATGACCAAAGGAATTCCATCATTAGCTTTTCAGGCCATAACTATACTTGCAATTTGCCTGTATTATCGTAAGTGGAAATTACTTTTCAGCTGGCAACACATTGCAGGCATTATTATGTTGTTTACATTGCTGGGGGGCTACTTCTATTTATATAATCAACAAGCCAACCTTGAAGGTTTTCTGGCACAACAATTTGCCGAATCTTCTGATAAATCATTTAATGAAGGCTCATTGAGTAGTATTCTTACAAGCATTTTCGATTTTCCCTATCAGCTTTTACTTTTGGTAATGCCATGGTCTTTACTTCTTATCACCTTTATTTTGAGAAAGGTCAGAAAAGGATATTCATCCAACAAGCTGCTTGTTTTTTCTGCACTTTTTGTTTTAACTAACATCATCATTTACTGGATATCACCGGGCGTTCGTAATCGCTATTTGTACATGTTCCTGCCTTTTCTTGCAATTATGGCAGCCTGGATATTCGCAAAACTTCCATCATTAAAAAAACCAGCCAGACTCGATTATTATTTTCCTGTTGCAGGATTGGTTTTGTCGCTGATTGCGGTATTGATATTTCCGTTTTTTAAGAACGTAAGCCAACACGTAGATTATAAATGGATCTACACATCAGTTTTTTCAGTAGTTATCGCTTTCACTTTATTTTACGCTATTCGTAAACCCAAACTGGCTATCTACCTTTTTATTCTGGCGCTTACAATGGGTAGAATATGGTTCAATTTATCTGTATTGCCTTTTCTTGAACACAGGTCTACTGCTATTGAGTATGAAAACCATGTAAAAAACATGAACCAAATTACCAATAAGCAGCAAATATTCTGGACTGGAGCACCACTAACCTATGAACCGGAGCTGAAAATGGGCGGACAGGTTTTATTAAAAGAGCAATTTGATATTCCACCGACCCTACCCTATGGTATTCCCTATTACCAGTTTAAACATTCGGGTTACATTATGGATTACGATACAATTATTCGACCCAATCGGTATTACCTTGGGCCTGATACAATGATACAGCATAAAAACATTGATACGTTATATGATTTCACGGAGAAATGGCATAACAGGAAATTAATTTTATTCAAAAAAAAAGGCTAG
- the miaA gene encoding tRNA (adenosine(37)-N6)-dimethylallyltransferase MiaA, which produces MTEIKYDLLVVTGLTATGKTSLAVNLAKELNGEIISADSRQVFRGMSIGTGKDLDDYVIDGQKIPYHLIDIKDAGETYSVFQFQQDFLKAYEDIKARKNFPVLSGGTGLYVESVVSRYKLLDVPQNANLRAELKSKSLEDLTQMLSEMKQLHNTTDVDTKQRAIRAIEIARYYEDHNVEETEMPNIKPLIVAPSYDRPQVRKRITERLHQRLEEGMVEETKKLLDRGVDPEKLISYGLEYKYLTWYLTGEMDYDTMVERLNIAIHQFAKRQMTWFRRMQRKGVEIHWIDGYLPMAAKVDNVVRLLKS; this is translated from the coding sequence ATGACAGAGATAAAATATGATTTACTTGTCGTAACAGGTTTAACAGCAACCGGGAAAACATCCCTGGCAGTAAATTTGGCTAAAGAACTCAATGGAGAAATAATTAGTGCAGATAGTCGACAGGTATTCAGAGGAATGTCAATCGGAACTGGCAAAGACCTGGATGATTATGTCATAGATGGCCAAAAAATACCCTATCATTTAATTGATATAAAAGATGCTGGCGAAACCTACAGCGTATTCCAGTTTCAGCAGGACTTTCTAAAGGCTTATGAGGACATCAAAGCACGAAAGAATTTCCCCGTTTTGAGCGGGGGTACAGGCTTATATGTGGAATCAGTTGTTTCGCGTTATAAATTGCTCGATGTCCCTCAGAATGCCAATCTTCGGGCTGAACTAAAGTCCAAAAGTTTGGAAGACCTGACTCAAATGCTTTCAGAAATGAAGCAACTTCATAACACAACCGATGTTGATACTAAGCAACGGGCCATTAGAGCTATTGAGATAGCTCGTTATTATGAAGATCACAATGTGGAGGAAACAGAAATGCCCAATATAAAACCGTTGATTGTAGCGCCTTCATATGACAGGCCGCAGGTACGGAAAAGAATCACAGAGCGCTTACACCAAAGGCTCGAGGAGGGGATGGTTGAGGAAACCAAAAAATTACTTGATCGCGGCGTAGATCCTGAAAAACTCATCTCATACGGTTTAGAATACAAATACCTTACGTGGTATTTGACCGGTGAGATGGATTATGATACTATGGTAGAACGTCTCAATATTGCCATTCATCAGTTTGCTAAAAGACAAATGACATGGTTTAGAAGAATGCAAAGGAAAGGTGTCGAAATTCATTGGATTGATGGCTATTTACCAATGGCGGCTAAAGTAGATAACGTTGTGAGGTTGTTGAAAAGTTAG
- a CDS encoding 7-cyano-7-deazaguanine synthase: MTKTAVNLLWTGGLDSTFRTLEALLIEKRVVKPYYMLDTARFSLRNEIKAMSKIKDLLFEKHPFTKELLLPIQYVDVDDIKTDQTIQKAFKELSSIRHLGIQYRWLAEFCVEHGIKDLELGIIRKGEASDHGEALSESLDPFIEPIDSDEKVYKINTEKTKADGSQKAMLYEKVFENYHLPIITYSKKDMVEMAKKNGWMDFVGLTWYCHRPRKFKYPCGKCNPCKTAKQEGVAKKTPLIRWKYFYKEKYS; encoded by the coding sequence ATGACTAAAACAGCTGTTAATTTACTTTGGACCGGAGGTCTCGATTCTACTTTTAGGACGCTGGAGGCATTATTAATTGAAAAAAGAGTAGTGAAACCTTACTATATGCTTGATACGGCACGATTCTCATTGCGAAATGAAATTAAAGCCATGAGTAAGATCAAGGATCTATTATTTGAAAAGCATCCTTTTACAAAAGAACTACTACTGCCAATTCAATATGTTGATGTGGATGATATAAAAACAGATCAAACTATTCAAAAGGCATTTAAGGAACTGAGCAGCATTCGTCATTTGGGTATTCAATACCGGTGGTTGGCGGAGTTTTGTGTCGAACACGGAATCAAAGACCTTGAGCTGGGTATCATCAGAAAAGGTGAAGCCAGCGACCATGGTGAGGCTTTGTCTGAAAGCCTTGATCCATTTATTGAACCCATAGATTCCGACGAAAAGGTATATAAAATAAACACAGAGAAAACTAAAGCAGATGGCTCACAGAAGGCTATGCTCTATGAAAAAGTGTTTGAGAATTACCATCTTCCAATCATTACCTACAGCAAAAAAGACATGGTTGAAATGGCCAAAAAGAATGGCTGGATGGACTTTGTTGGACTAACCTGGTATTGCCACAGACCTAGAAAGTTTAAATATCCCTGTGGAAAATGTAATCCCTGCAAAACAGCTAAACAAGAAGGAGTAGCTAAAAAGACACCACTTATCCGTTGGAAGTATTTTTATAAGGAAAAGTATTCTTAA
- a CDS encoding NAD-dependent epimerase/dehydratase family protein, with translation MSRVLITGAAGFIGFHLTKKLMNKGFEITGIDEINDYYEPKLKRDRLQQLGIQNAKPGTWVSNPDGNLNFIQASTYDKDIVEDIFDKYDFDYVIHLAAQAGVRNSIDNPYKYTQSNIEGFLPILEACRHKTPKHLIFASSSSIYGNNTKIPFEESDAVDHPISLYAATKKANELMAHTYSHLYNIPVTGLRFFTVYGPWGRPDMAYFKFAKAIFEGNEIEIFNNGDLKRDFTYIDDITEGIEKLLDKPSEDSPTYDIFNIGNSHPVKLMDFISTLEQELGKEAKKVYKPMQPGDVYKTYASTEKLNKKTGYQPATNLKEGLSVFAEWFLNYYHYK, from the coding sequence ATGTCCAGAGTACTCATTACAGGAGCTGCAGGTTTTATTGGCTTTCATTTGACCAAAAAACTAATGAATAAGGGGTTTGAAATTACTGGTATAGATGAAATTAACGATTATTACGAACCCAAATTAAAAAGAGACAGATTGCAGCAGCTGGGAATTCAGAATGCCAAACCCGGAACCTGGGTATCTAACCCAGATGGTAATTTGAATTTTATTCAGGCAAGTACTTATGACAAAGATATTGTAGAAGACATTTTCGACAAATACGATTTCGACTATGTGATACACCTGGCTGCGCAGGCAGGCGTTAGAAATAGCATTGACAATCCGTATAAATATACCCAAAGTAACATCGAAGGATTTCTACCTATACTGGAAGCCTGTCGCCATAAAACACCAAAACATTTGATTTTTGCCAGCTCATCGAGTATTTATGGAAATAACACCAAAATACCCTTTGAAGAAAGCGATGCGGTGGACCATCCTATCAGCCTGTATGCTGCCACAAAAAAAGCAAATGAGCTAATGGCACACACTTACAGCCATTTATACAACATCCCGGTTACCGGTTTACGATTCTTTACGGTGTACGGTCCATGGGGCCGGCCCGACATGGCATACTTTAAATTTGCAAAAGCAATTTTCGAAGGTAATGAAATTGAGATTTTTAATAACGGAGACCTCAAAAGAGACTTTACTTACATTGATGACATCACAGAGGGTATAGAAAAGCTGTTGGACAAACCATCGGAGGACAGTCCCACTTATGATATTTTCAATATCGGAAATTCACACCCGGTAAAACTCATGGATTTTATATCTACACTGGAGCAAGAGTTGGGTAAGGAGGCAAAAAAGGTATACAAACCCATGCAACCAGGCGATGTTTATAAAACCTATGCATCGACAGAAAAACTGAACAAAAAAACCGGTTACCAGCCCGCTACGAATTTGAAAGAAGGGCTATCTGTTTTTGCAGAATGGTTTTTAAATTACTACCATTATAAATAA